One genomic segment of Drosophila melanogaster chromosome 3R includes these proteins:
- the Nf1 gene encoding neurofibromin 1, isoform D, which produces MTQKPGEWASALLARFEDQLPNRIGAYGTQARMSQDQLVACLIHISRYRFSLVISGLTKMLQRVNEAALQNRHEPERCYFESLVIILTTLERCLTNQTKDTARFEEAMNVKLLLREISQFVDVQSDSNPNAAQLKALASKVLFALSQNHFSAVFNRISARIQELTSCSEENPDYNDIELIQHIDMDMIKLTKLLQETITKFRSKRAPPLILLYSLEKAIWNWIEYHPQEFQDLQRGTNRDISTCWEPLMDFVEYFKTENKKSKTLVWPLQMLLLILNPSCLEAVVNELQQSEKEKEKDKEKVASKSAQSTSRDKDFSAKQFIESIKRGLGQHSPSKQVTESAAIACVKLCKASTYINNTDSNNVVFKLVQFFINDLKALLFNPAKPFSRGQGYNFADIELMIDCWVSCFRINPHNIEALKVCLNLSSPQAYHFVIVCSLLRLAHIYVDFRLQNKNPFRIVNQPRLSWWPQTDVVHYRSAELRALFTDTLNKATQGYIAHTPLRYITSLTLKSKDTQKGLTRAEEGPAHKMLLLLLVRLIHADPTLLLNTQGKVAHEVQSSTLELINGLVSLVHQTTMPDVAQEAMEALLALHAPEKIEVWNPEAPINTFWDVSSQVLFSISQKLIQHQIANYTDVLKWLREILICRNTFLQRHKDYAHVGSQIAICKQAHIKMEVVFFMYLWSVDLDAVLTSLSCFGLLCEEAEICCSSDELTVGFIMPNYHIYQELAQLSTSATDSRICFFDNTHGNVLSRLTLQKRIMTLLRKIEHCVHGVQPAWEETFRNWEVSSKVLQTYPKCKGEDGQAEVFHRGMGKRRASHQSSEHDLEEQINEWANMTWFLLALGGVCLHKRSSSRQMLLQQSQNNASLGSLAQNSLYSSSTSSGHGSLHPSTVSLSTLPPAPPQDVSYCPVTQFVGQLLRLLVCSNEKIGLNIQKNVKELVGEEMSTQLYPILFDQVRAIVEKFFDQQGQVNVNVTDINTQFIEHTIYIMKSILDPKANKDPNNDQPSPSEHLGVTSIEGMMLGIVRYVRHLDMTVYAIRIKTKLCQLVEVMMKRRDDLAFRQEMKFRNKLVEYLTDWVMGTSHQIAPPSSADAAILTNTSLIFRDLDQACMEAVAALLRGLPLQPEESDRGDLMDAKSALFLKYFTLFMNLLNDCIDSSEAEKEMNNTPLLPPRPRMAAGKLTALRNATILAMSNLLGANIDSGLMHSIDLGYNPDLQTRAAFMEVLTQILQQGTEFDTLAETVLADRFEQLVQLVTMISDKGELPIAMALANVVTTSQMDELARVLVTLFDAKHLLSPLLWNMFYREVEVSDCMQTLFRGNSLGSKIMAFCFKIYGASYLQMLLEPLIRPLLDEEEETCFEVDPARLDPTEDIEQHRNNLIALTQKVFDAIINSSDRFPPQLRSMCHCLYQVLSKRFPNLLQNNIGAVGTVIFLRFINPAIVSPQELGIVDKQVHSSAKRGLMLMSKILQNIANHVEFSKEQHMLCFNDFLRDHFEAGRRFFIQIASDCETVDQTSHSMSFISDANVLALHRLLWTHQEKIGDYLSSSRDHKAVGRRPFDKMATLLAYLGPPEHKPVDSHMMFSSYARWSSIDMSSTNFEEIMVKHQMHEKEEFKTLKSMNIFYQAGTSKSGYPVFYYIARRYKIGETNGDLLIYHVILTLKPFCHSPFEVVIDFTHTCSDNRFRTEFLQKWFYVLPTVAYENVHAVYIYNCNSWVREYTKFHDRILAPLKGNRKLLFLESPNKLTDFIDAEQQKLPGATLSLDEDLKVFSNALKLSHKDTKVAIKVGPTALQITSAEKTKVLAHSVLLNDVYYASEIEEVCLVDDNQFTLSITNESGQLSFIHNDCDNIVQAIIHIRNRWELSQPDSVTVHQKIRPKDVPGTLLNMALLNLGSCDPNLRTAAYNLLCALTATFDLKIEGQLLETQGLCIPSNNTIFIKSVSEKLATNEPHLTLEFLEESIQGFQRSTIELKHLCLEYMTPWLKNLVKFCKSNDDSKKLKVSQILDKLINLTIDQKEMYPSVQAKIWGSIGQIPELIDMVLDNFLHKSITYGLGSPQVEIMADTAVALASANVQLVSKKVITRICRVMDKSCTNPTQYLEQHMMWDDIAILGRYLLMLSFNNCLDVATSVPYLFHTITFLVCSGSLSMRASTHGLVINIIHSLCTCTNPSFSEEAQRVLRLSLDEFSLPKFYLLFGISKVKSAAVTAFRSSCRHPTDKWLGNERVTQPLPADRERLSLPSLEVITDALLEIMEACMRDVPDCEWLNTWTSLARSFAFCYNPALQPRALIVYGCISKSVTDHEVKQLLRILVKALESFNDLILIEALVMCLTRIQPLLRPESPIHRALFWVAISVLQLDEITLYGAGLALLEQNLHTLKSQGCFDKKETIAEVMMKTREKLEWHFKQLDHAVGLSFRSNFHFALVGHLIKGFRHPTPTTVSRTSRVLTMLLGIIAKPLHRDKFEVTPDSVAYLTALVAVSEEVRSRCHVKHALPRWPADLSSSVENGEASGGVQAIGLPLSRRQKSWDILDQSALQFARQHKVPTLQNARVLFKTQRSFSVPTTKDPNNATGIEERQERGSRSSVSNESNVLLDPEVLPDLSIQALVLTVLATLVKYSSDEGETRVLYQYLAEGSVVFPKVFPVIHSLLDQKINNILSVSHDQVVLNSVQNIIQNMLASEDPSQQQLHFLQSCGFGGLWRFAGPFTKYNMMGESSELFVNCLEAMVETCLPGDESAPVPPSPRPYNLSSSLSSLTLGSPTDKAA; this is translated from the exons CAGGATTCAAGAGCTGACATCCTGTTCCGAGGAAAACCCGGACTACAACGACATAGAATTAATTCAACACATCGATATGGATATGATAAAGCTAACCAAGCTGCTACAAG AAACCATCACAAAGTTTCGATCGAAGCGTGCTCCACCTTTGATCTTGCTTTACTCGCTGGAGAAGGCTATTTGGAACTGGATCGAGTACCATCCACAAGAGTTCCAGGACTTGCAACGAGGAACCAATCGAGATATATCAAC CTGCTGGGAACCCCTGATGGACTTTGTAGAGTACtttaaaaccgaaaacaagaaaagcaaGACTCTTGTTTGGCCGCTTCAAATGCTCTTGCTGATATTGAATCCCTCTTGCCTTGAGGCTGTTGTTAACGAACTTCAGCAGTCGGAGAAAGAGAAGGAAAAGGACAAGGAAAAGGTTGCCTCGAAGTCAGCGCAATCCACGTCCCGGGACAAGGACTTCTCGGCCAAGCAGTTCATCGAGAGTATCAAGAGAGGCTTGGGCCAGCACTCACCATCCAAACAGGTGACCGAATCTGCGGCAATTGCCTGTGTAAAGCTGTGCAAAGCATCCACCTACATCAACAACACCGACTCCAATAATGTGGTCTTCAAGTTGGTGCAATTCTTTATCAACGATCTCAAGGCACTGCTCTTTAATCCAGCAAAGCCCTTTTCGCGCGGTCAGGGGTACAACTTCGCTGATATCGAGCTGATGATTGACTGCTGGGTGTCTTGTTTCCGGATTAATCCTCACAACATCGAGGCTCTAAAGGTTTGCCTGAATTTGTCCTCGCCGCAGGCTTACCATTTTGTAATTGTGTGCTCTCTGCTAAG GTTGGCTCACATATACGTTGACTTCCGTTTGCAGAACAAGAACCCCTTTCGAATAGTAAACCAACCGAGATTGTCTTGGTGGCCGCAAACGGATGTGGTTCACTACCGTTCTGCTGAGCTACGAGCTTTGTTTACGGATACGCTCAACAAGGCCACCCAGGGTTATATAGCCCATACGCCACTGCGCTACATAACCTCCCTGACGCTCAAATCTAAAGATACCCAGAAAGGTTTAACCCGCGCTGAAGAGGGTCCCGCCCACAAAATGCTATTACTGCTACTCGTACGGCTAATTCATGCAGATCCCACGCTTTTGTTGAAT ACCCAAGGAAAAGTGGCACATGAAGTGCAGAGCTCCACATTGGAGCTCATCAACGGCTTAGTTAGTTTGGTGCATCAAACTACCATGCCCGATGTGGCACAAGAGGCTATGGAGGCGCTGCTTGCTCTGCACGCCCCGGAGAAAATAGAGGTTTGGAATCCAGAGGCTCCGATCAATACGTTCTGGGACGTTAGCTCCCAAGTACTGTTTTCAATCTCGCAAAAGCTCATTCAACACCAAATTGCCAATTACACTGATGTCTTAAAGTGGCTACGCGAGATCCTCATCTGTCGGAATACTTTTCTTCAGCGACACAAGGATTATGCACATGTGGGAAGTCAGATTGCCATTTGCAAGCAGGCTCACATTAAGATGGAAGTTGTTTTCTTCATGTACCTGTGGAGTGTTGATTTAGATGCGGTGCTGACATCGCTATCGTGTTTTGGACTACTATGCGAGGAGGCTGAGATTTGCTGCAGTTCTGATGAATTGACAGTCGGATTTATTATGCCGAATTACCACATTTACCAGGAGCTGGCTCAGTTGTCCACAT CTGCAACGGACTCTCGCATTTGCTTTTTTGACAACACGCACGGCAATGTGCTGAGCCGTCTTACACTTCAAAAGCGCATAATGACCCTATTGCGCAAGATCGAGCACTGTGTTCATGGTGTTCAGCCCGCCTGGGAGGAAACCTTCCGCAACTGGGAAGTATCCAGCAAGGTTTTGCAAACGTACCCCAAATGTAAAGGAGAAGATGGCCAAGCGGAGGTTTTCCATCGTGGCATGGGCAAGCGGCGAGCGAGTCACCAAAGCTCAGAGCACGATTTGGAGGAACAAATTAATGAATGGGCCAATATGACATGGTTTCTATTAGCCTTGGGTGGCGTCTGCCTTCATAAACGTAGCAGCAGTCGTcaaatgctgctgcagcaatCACAGAACAATGCTTCTTTGGGATCACTTGCTCAAAACTCTCTTTACTCAAGCTCCACAAGTTCTGGACATGGCTCTCTGCATCCTAGCACGGTTTCACTATCCACTCTTCCCCCAGCACCGCCACAAGATGTCAGCTATTGTCCTGTAACACA ATTCGTGGGCCAACTATTGCGCCTGTTAGTTTGCAGCAACGAAAAAATTGGACTTAATATTCAGAAAAATGTGAAGGAACTGGTGGGCGAGGAGATGTCCACCCAACTGTATCCTATACTCTTCGACCAGGTTAGAGCCATCGTGGAGAAGTTCTTCGATCAGCAAGGTCAGGTGAACGTCAATGTGACCGACATCAACACGCAGTTTATCGAGCACACCATCTACATAATGAAATCAATTCTGGATCCCAAAGCCAACAAGGATCCCAACAACGATCAACCCTCGCCATCGGAACATTTAGGTGTTACAAGCATCGAAGGCATGATGCTAGGAATAGTGCGCTACGTTCGCCACCTGGATATGACTGTTTATGCCATTCGAATCAAGACAAAATTGTGCCAGCTTGTGGAAGTAATGATGAAGCGACGCGACGACCTCGCCTTTCGCCAGGAGATGAAGTTCCGGAATAAACTGGTTGAATACTTGACCGACTGGGTGATGGGCACCTCCCATCAGATTGCACCGCCCAGCTCGGCGGATGCCGCTATTCTTACCAACACATCCCTCATATTTCGCGATCTAGACCAAGCCTGCATGGAGGCAGTGGCTGCCTTGCTTCGGGGCCTTCCCCTTCAGCCTGAGGAATCGGATCGAGGCGATTTGATGGATGCAAAGAGTGCGCTCTTTTTAAAGTACTTTACCCTATTTATGAACCTGCTGAATGATTGCATCGATAGCTCCGAGGCGGAGAAGGAAATGAATAATACCCCACTATTGCCTCCGCGCCCTCGAATGGCAGCTGGAAAACTGACCGCTCTGCGAAATGCCACTATTCTAGCCATGTCTAATTTGTTGGGTGCCAACATTGACTCTGGTTTGATGCACTCCATCGATCTGGGTTATAATCCTGATTTGCAAACGCGTGCCGCTTTCATGGAGGTGTTGACTCAAATCCTGCAACAAGGCACCGAATTCGATACCTTGGCCGAAACTGTTTTAGCTGATCGATTTGAGCAACTGGTCCAACTTGTTACAATGATCAGCGACAAAGGAGAACTTCCCATAGCAATGGCTTTGGCTAATGTGGTGACTACATCCCAAATGGACGAGCTGGCTAGGGTTCTGGTCACCCTATTCGACGCCAAACACCTGTTATCGCCACTCCTATGGAATATGTTTTATCGCGAGGTGGAGGTCTCAGACTGCATGCAGACACTTTTCCGTGGAAATTCTTTGGGCAGCAAAATCATGGCCTTTTGCTTTAAAATATACGGCGCGAGCTATCTCCAAATGCTACTAGAGCCTTTAATTCGTCCGCTTctggatgaggaggaggagaccTGTTTTGAGGTGGATCCAGCTCGTCTGGATCCAACAGAAGATATTGAACAGCACAGGAACAACTTGATTGCCCTAACGCAGAAGGTGTTTGACGCTATTATCAACTCGTCGGATCGCTTTCCCCCGCAGCTGCGATCCATGTGCCATTGCCTGTACCAAGTGCTAAGCAAACGCTTCCCGAATCTTCTTCAAAACAATATCGGTGCTGTAGGCACAGTCATCTTCTTGCGGTTCATCAATCCCGCCATAG TTTCCCCACAGGAATTGGGAATCGTTGACAAACAAGTGCACAGCTCGGCCAAACGAGGTCTAATGCTAATGTCCAAGATCCTTCAAAACATTGCTAACCACGTGGAGTTCTCCAAGGAGCAGCACATGTTGTGTTTCAACGATTTTCTGCGCGATCACTTTGAAGCTGGGCGGCGATTCTTCATACAGATTGCATCAGACTGTGAGACCGTGGATCAGACCTCGCACAGCATGAGTTTTATTTCAGATGCGAACGTACTGGCACTGCATCGGTTGCTGTGGACGCATCAGGAGAAGATCGGCGACTATCTGTCTAGCAGTCGAGACCACAAGGCGGTTGGAAGGCGGCCCTTCGACAAGATGGCTACTTTGCTAGCATACCTGGGACCACCGGAGCACAAGCCCGTGGATTCGCACATGATGTTCAGCTCGTATGCACGCTGGAGCTCCATTGACATGTCGTCGACAAACTTCGAGGAGATCATGGTCAAGCACCAAATGCACGAGAAGGAGGAATTCAAGACCCTCAAGTCGATGAACATATTCTACCAGGCCGGAACAAGCAAATCTGGCTATCCTGTCTTTTACTATATAGCAAGACGATACAA GATTGGAGAAACGAATGGAGACTTACTTATATATCACGTCATACTCACTCTGAAACCATTCTGCCACTCGCCCTTCGAGGTGGTCATCGATTTTACGCACACCTGTTCAGATAATCGGTTCCGCACCGAGTTTCTGCAGAAGTGGTTTTATGTCCTGCCCACGGTAGCCTACGAAAATGTCCATGCTGTGTACATCTATAACTGTAACTCGTGGGTGCGCGAATATACCAAGTTCCACGATCGCATTCTGGCACCATTAAAGGGAAATCGCAAACTTCTGTTCCTGGAGTCACCCAACAAACTTACTGATTTCATCGACGCGGAGCAACAGAAATTGCCTGGAGCAACTCTTTCCTTGGACGAAGATTTAAAGGTATTCAGCAACGCGCTGAAGCTCAGCCATAAAGACACAAAGGTGGCTATCAAAGTGGGTCCCACCGCATTGCAAATTACATCTGCCGAAAAGACAAAGGTCTTGGCTCACTCCGTGCTCCTGAACGATGTATACTACGCCTCTGAAATTGAGGAGGTGTGCTTGGTGGACGATAACCAGTTCACCCTGTCTATAACTAACGAAAGTGGCCAGCTTAGCTTTATTCACAACGATTGCGACAACATTGTTCAAGCCATCATACACATCCGAAATCGATGGGAGCTTAGTCAGCCGGACTCCGTGACGGTTCACCAAAAGATCCGACCAAAAGATGTGCCTGGAACGCTGCTGAACATGGCGCTACTCAATCTGGGATCATGTGACCCCAATCTAAGGACTGCTGCCTACAATTTGCTGTGTGCTTTGACCGCTACTTTTGATCTAAAGATTGAGGGTCAACTGTTGGAGACCCAAGGACTTTGCATACCCTCAAATAATACCATATTTATCAAATCCGTTAGCGAAAAGCTGGCCACCAATGAACCGCATCTGACTCTGGAATTCCTTGAGGAGTCCATTCAGGGCTTCCAGCGCAGCACCATAGAGCTGAAACATTTGTGTTTGGAGTACATGACGCCATGGTTAAAGAACCTAGTCAAATTTTGCAAGTCCAACGATGACTCCAAAAAGCTTAAGGTCTCCCAAATTCTGGACAAGCTCATCAATTTAACTATTGACCAAAAGGAAATGTATCCCTCAGTGCAGGCCAAGATCTGGGGATCAATTGGACAGATCCCCGAGCTGATCGACATGGTTTTGGATAACTTTTTGCACAAATCGATCACATATGGCTTGGGATCACCACAGGTGGAGATTATGGCTGACACGGCAGTGGCTCTCGCTTCAGCGAATGTTCAGCTGGTGTCCAAAAAGGTCATAACGCGAATATGCCGAGTCATGGACAAATCCTGCACAAATCCCACACAATATCTGGAGCAGCATATGATGTGGGACGATATTGCAATTCTTGGTCGATACCTGCTCATGTTGTCGTTCAACAATTGTTTGGATGTGGCCACATCGGTGCCATATCTATTCCACACCATTACGTTTTTGGTATGTTCAGGATCCCTGTCGATGCGAGCCTCTACTCATGGCCTAGTGATCAACATCATCCACTCGCTGTGCACATGCACAAATCCCTCATTTTCAGAGGAGGCGCAGCGAGTACTCCGACTGTCCCTGGATGAATTCTCACTGCCCAAGTTCTATCTACTCTTCGGCATCAGCAAGGTCAAGTCCGCAGCAGTTACCGCTTTCCGCTCCAGCTGCCGTCACCCTACAGATAAATGGCTAGGAAATGAAAGGGTTACCCAGCCTCTGCCCGCCGATCGAGAGCGTTTATCCCTACCATCGCTTGAGGTTATCACGGATGCCCTGCTGGAAATCATGGAGGCTTGCATGCGAGATGTTCCGGACTGCGAATGGCTCAACACCTGGACCTCTTTGGCTCGCAGTTTTGCTTTCTGTTACAATCCAGCGCTACAGCCTAGAGCCCTTATAGTTTACGGGTGCATCAGCAAGAGTGTTACCGATCACGAGGTCAAGCAGTTACTACGCATCCTGGTTAAGGCCCTCGAATCTTTCAACGATCTCATTCTGATCGAGGCTCTAGTAATGTGCTTAACTCGCATTCAACCACTACTCCGACCAGAGTCGCCCATTCATCGGGCCCTCTTCTGGGTGGCCATTTCGGTGCTGCAGTTGGACGAGATTACCCTGTACGGCGCTGGACTAGCTCTGCTTGAACAAAATCTACACACGCTTAAGTCACAGGGCTGTTTTGACAAGAAGGAGACCATAGCCGAGGTCATGATGAAGACAAGGGAAAAGCTGGAGTGGCATTTCAAGCAACTGGATCACGCCGTCGGCCTCTCCTTCCGCAGCAATTTCCACTTTGCCCTAGTGGGACACTTGATTAAG GGCTTCCGCCATCCTACACCTACAACCGTCTCACGCACCTCTCGTGTGCTGACGATGCTCTTGGGCATAATAGCCAAACCCCTGCATCGGGACAAGTTCGAAGTAACACCTGACAGTGTGGCCTATTTGACTGCGCTGGTGGCTGTCTCCGAGGAAGTCCGTTCCAGATGTCACGTAAAACATGCCCTTCCCCGCTGGCCAGCCGATCTGAGTAGTAGTGTGGAAAATGGTGAAGCATCCGGCGGAGTGCAAGCT ATCGGCCTGCCCCTGTCACGCCGTCAAAAAAGTTGGGACATCCTGGATCAGTCCGCCTTGCAGTTTGCCCGCCAACACAAGGTTCCCACTCTTCAG AACGCGCGAGTTTTGTTCAAAACTCAACGCTCATTCTCGGTGCCGACGACCAAAGATCCGAACAATGCCACCGGCATCGAAGAACGTCAG GAACGCGGTTCGCGTTCGTCGGTGTCCAACGAGTCCAACGTACTGCTCGATCCCGAGGTCTTACCTGACCTGTCCATTCAAGCCCTGGTACTGACTGTTTTGGCCACCTTGGTCAAGTACTCTTCGGATGAAGGCGAAACGCGGGTTTTGTATCAGTATTTGGCCGAAGGATCGGTGGTCTTTCCAAAGGTGTTTCCAGTTAT CCATTCACTGCTGGACCAAAAGATAAACAACATTTTGTCAGTGTCACACGACCAAGTGGTGCTCAACTCTGTGCAGAACATTATACAAAATATGCTGGCCAGCGAAGATCCttcccagcagcagctgcactTCCTGCAGAGTTGTGGATTTGGCGGACTCTGGCGATTTGCTGGTCCCTTCACCAAG TACAATATGATGGGTGAGTCCTCGGAGCTGTTTGTCAACTGTTTGGAGGCCATGGTTGAGACCTGTTTGCCAGGCGACGAATCCGCGCCGGTGCCACCATCTCCGCGTCCATACAACCTGAGCTCCAGTCTGAGTAGCCTGACCCTGGGATCACCCACGGATAAAG CTGCATGA